A part of Streptomyces sp. NBC_01235 genomic DNA contains:
- a CDS encoding 3-oxoacid CoA-transferase subunit B, with the protein MSTRISRTDLARRIAADIPEGSVVNLGIGAPTLVANYLPGDTEFVLHTENGMLGMGPAPEPGTVDPDLINAGKQPVTALPGSAYFHHADSFAMMRGGHLDVCVLGAFQVSETGDLANWSTGEPGAIPAVGGAMDLAIGAKSVYVMTDLLTKQGTPKLVAACTYPLTGVRCVTRVYTDHAVFDVTPDGLRVRETFGDNTVDSLAALTGLDLADAPDAAATLEGV; encoded by the coding sequence ATGAGCACACGCATCAGCCGCACCGACCTCGCTCGTCGCATCGCGGCCGACATCCCCGAGGGATCGGTCGTGAACCTCGGTATCGGCGCCCCCACCCTTGTGGCCAACTACCTGCCGGGCGACACGGAGTTCGTCCTGCACACCGAGAACGGAATGCTCGGCATGGGGCCCGCGCCCGAGCCCGGCACCGTCGACCCCGACCTGATCAACGCCGGCAAACAGCCAGTGACCGCGCTGCCGGGCTCGGCGTACTTCCACCACGCCGACTCCTTCGCGATGATGCGCGGCGGACACCTGGATGTATGCGTGCTCGGCGCCTTCCAGGTGTCAGAAACCGGCGATCTCGCGAACTGGTCGACCGGCGAGCCCGGCGCGATTCCCGCCGTCGGCGGAGCGATGGATCTCGCGATCGGCGCGAAGTCGGTCTACGTGATGACCGACCTGCTCACCAAGCAGGGCACGCCGAAACTCGTCGCCGCCTGCACCTACCCGCTGACCGGAGTGCGCTGCGTGACCCGCGTCTACACCGATCACGCGGTGTTCGACGTCACGCCCGACGGACTGCGCGTGCGCGAGACGTTCGGCGACAACACGGTGGACTCCCTGGCCGCCCTGACCGGCCTCGACCTCGCCGACGCCCCCGACGCTGCGGCAACCCTGGAAGGTGTCTGA
- a CDS encoding MBL fold metallo-hydrolase, with amino-acid sequence MTSNALTYAVHVADGMPTTNSDVPPDLTERSWSPTSSILISNGGEALLVDPLFTIAQSEGLLRWLSERAAPVTSVYVTHGHGDHWFGLGAVLEQYPAARAFALPEVVEDMAYQSSPEVLKAVWRAWFPEQIPERLVLAEPLEGDVLTVGGAEVRPVRLGHTDSDNTTCLHVPDLGLIVAGDVIYNNVHLMLAASDADGRDEWLRALDTVEALAPTAIVAGHKDQTADDDPRHIEETRRYILDFNTGVRRTGSTLELYEYMLERHPSRINPGALWGSCRAAKG; translated from the coding sequence ATGACGTCGAACGCCTTGACCTACGCCGTGCATGTCGCGGACGGCATGCCGACCACCAACTCCGACGTGCCGCCCGATCTCACCGAGCGTTCCTGGTCACCGACGTCGAGCATTCTCATCTCGAACGGGGGAGAGGCGCTGCTGGTGGATCCGCTCTTCACGATCGCGCAGTCGGAGGGCCTGCTGCGGTGGCTCAGTGAGCGGGCGGCTCCGGTGACGAGCGTGTACGTCACACACGGCCACGGGGACCACTGGTTCGGCCTCGGAGCGGTACTGGAGCAGTACCCCGCTGCGCGCGCCTTCGCGCTTCCCGAGGTCGTCGAGGACATGGCCTACCAGTCCTCGCCGGAGGTCCTCAAGGCGGTCTGGCGCGCCTGGTTCCCCGAGCAGATCCCCGAGCGACTCGTACTCGCCGAACCGCTGGAGGGCGACGTCCTGACCGTGGGCGGGGCGGAGGTCCGCCCCGTCCGCCTCGGGCACACCGACAGCGACAACACCACCTGCCTGCACGTGCCCGACCTGGGGCTGATCGTCGCCGGCGACGTGATCTACAACAACGTGCACCTCATGCTCGCGGCCTCGGACGCGGACGGGCGAGACGAATGGCTGAGGGCTCTCGACACGGTCGAGGCGCTGGCGCCGACCGCGATCGTCGCGGGACACAAGGATCAGACCGCCGATGACGATCCCCGTCACATCGAGGAGACCCGCCGCTACATCCTCGATTTCAACACCGGGGTGCGGCGCACCGGCAGCACCCTCGAACTCTACGAATACATGCTGGAGCGTCACCCCTCGCGCATCAATCCCGGTGCGCTGTGGGGCTCCTGCCGGGCGGCGAAGGGCTGA
- a CDS encoding CGNR zinc finger domain-containing protein, protein MSELASERYTDRIATGPLILVQEVLNTRAAGKPALEDLLSTPDSATSWLSGALDEWSRRTGAEAPTIEVDEPGLVRLQQLRASLQMTVSGAVRDAPVRSAPKGVSGALEVRIDADGVFSVAPRGKDVAWVVAAVLNEITNAQLTGTWRRLKMCRNRVCSVAFYDGTNPNNGVWHDVRVCGNAVNLRASRQRRAAARA, encoded by the coding sequence ATGTCTGAACTCGCGAGCGAACGCTATACCGACCGCATCGCCACCGGACCGCTCATCCTCGTCCAGGAGGTCCTGAACACCCGCGCGGCCGGCAAGCCCGCACTCGAGGACCTGCTCTCCACGCCGGATTCCGCGACGTCGTGGCTGTCCGGCGCGCTGGACGAATGGAGCCGACGTACCGGGGCGGAGGCGCCGACTATCGAGGTCGATGAACCGGGGCTGGTGCGGCTTCAGCAGCTACGCGCGTCGCTGCAGATGACGGTGTCGGGTGCGGTGCGCGACGCTCCGGTCCGATCCGCACCGAAGGGGGTGAGCGGCGCGCTGGAGGTGCGGATCGACGCCGATGGCGTCTTCTCGGTGGCGCCGCGCGGCAAGGACGTCGCGTGGGTCGTCGCGGCCGTGCTCAACGAGATCACGAACGCCCAACTGACCGGTACGTGGCGCCGCTTGAAGATGTGCCGCAACCGGGTCTGCTCGGTTGCCTTCTATGACGGCACGAACCCGAACAACGGCGTCTGGCATGACGTGCGCGTCTGCGGCAACGCCGTGAACCTTCGGGCCTCGCGGCAGCGTCGGGCGGCCGCGCGCGCGTAG
- a CDS encoding N-6 DNA methylase, whose protein sequence is MQPRLEKLSSLRPDVLAWAANADGDLVPWAVVEVKSGRLKRPELALPGLARSRDVMGTVDHYAVVNGEWFKADRGVRSLEPVDGPTPPEYGARGLLTDEELATSLLVQRLWFEADRLRSSGARAGDAFPARTVLAETEQSGIELPDGGLLPVRPDVLWRAKRSALIEFASRGSSESSSHPVIASAVAALAEQRVTGTVLDPFCGTGSFLWAVLDRAARVDAPARFVGYEINPRLAGLAASIGNGAPLPVTIDEADAFGTEFVGADVIVTAPPLRVRSSDHQTLLDGSRTTDGDVAAVDKSLRALNAGGRAVFHVASWFTWSERYASYRTFLANEFHVAALIGLPRGAMAGTAATSVLMTIDKKEPAETFVAQLGDDWENQLEPEGAALSAALAFINPAATPRGLGQS, encoded by the coding sequence GTGCAGCCGCGTCTTGAGAAGCTGTCGAGCTTGCGGCCTGATGTGCTGGCCTGGGCCGCCAACGCCGATGGGGACTTGGTGCCGTGGGCGGTTGTCGAGGTAAAGAGCGGGCGGCTGAAGCGGCCCGAGCTGGCTCTGCCCGGCCTTGCCCGTAGCCGGGACGTCATGGGTACGGTCGACCATTACGCAGTTGTCAACGGCGAATGGTTCAAGGCCGACCGCGGTGTCCGGTCCCTGGAGCCTGTCGATGGTCCGACGCCTCCTGAGTACGGTGCGCGGGGTCTGCTCACCGACGAGGAGCTCGCGACGTCCCTGCTGGTGCAGCGCCTTTGGTTCGAGGCCGATCGTCTTCGCAGTTCCGGGGCGCGTGCCGGCGACGCTTTTCCCGCCCGGACGGTCCTGGCAGAGACGGAGCAGTCCGGTATCGAGTTGCCGGACGGCGGGCTTCTTCCTGTGCGACCGGATGTGCTGTGGCGTGCCAAACGTTCGGCACTGATCGAGTTTGCCTCCCGCGGCAGTTCTGAATCCAGTTCCCACCCCGTGATCGCTTCCGCGGTTGCCGCGCTGGCCGAACAGCGTGTGACGGGGACCGTCCTGGACCCGTTCTGCGGGACCGGCTCGTTCCTGTGGGCCGTTCTCGACCGTGCCGCCCGAGTGGATGCCCCGGCCCGGTTCGTCGGCTACGAGATCAATCCACGACTCGCCGGCCTAGCCGCCAGTATCGGCAACGGCGCCCCGCTACCCGTGACAATCGACGAGGCCGATGCTTTCGGCACGGAATTCGTGGGGGCTGATGTTATCGTCACGGCGCCGCCTCTTCGTGTCCGCTCATCTGACCACCAGACGCTGTTGGACGGATCGAGGACCACCGACGGTGACGTCGCAGCAGTCGACAAGAGCCTGCGGGCGCTGAACGCGGGCGGGCGCGCCGTGTTCCATGTGGCGAGCTGGTTCACCTGGTCGGAGCGCTATGCGTCGTATCGGACGTTTCTGGCCAATGAGTTTCACGTGGCGGCCTTGATTGGTCTGCCCAGGGGAGCCATGGCCGGCACGGCAGCCACTTCCGTACTCATGACGATTGACAAGAAGGAGCCGGCGGAGACATTCGTCGCGCAGCTCGGCGACGACTGGGAAAACCAATTGGAGCCGGAGGGCGCGGCTCTGAGCGCAGCACTCGCCTTCATTAATCCTGCAGCCACTCCGCGCGGCCTGGGGCAGTCATGA
- a CDS encoding 3-oxoacid CoA-transferase subunit A has product MIDKTVEDTAAAVSGIRDGANVMIGGFGRAGQPVELIDALIAHGARDLTVVNNNAGNGDTGLAALLAARRVRKIICSFPRQSDSWVFDGLYRAGDIELELVPQGNLAERIRAAGTGIGAFFSPTGVGTQLAEGKEVRTIDGRDYVLEYPIRADVALISALRADRWGNLVYRETARNFGPIMAAAAATTIAQVDQIVPLGAIDPETVVTPGIFIDHVVAVGERRWLDEGAFVGGVDIEGSPLAQEESR; this is encoded by the coding sequence ATGATCGACAAGACCGTCGAGGACACCGCGGCCGCCGTCTCGGGAATCCGTGACGGCGCCAACGTGATGATCGGTGGATTCGGCCGCGCGGGCCAGCCGGTGGAGCTGATCGACGCACTCATCGCCCATGGAGCACGCGACCTGACCGTCGTCAACAACAACGCGGGCAACGGCGACACGGGTCTTGCCGCACTCCTTGCGGCGCGAAGAGTACGCAAGATCATCTGCTCGTTCCCGAGGCAGAGCGACTCGTGGGTGTTCGACGGTCTCTACCGTGCTGGAGACATCGAGCTAGAGCTCGTGCCGCAGGGGAATCTCGCCGAACGCATCCGCGCCGCCGGCACCGGCATCGGCGCGTTCTTCTCGCCGACAGGCGTGGGCACGCAACTCGCGGAGGGCAAGGAGGTGCGCACGATCGACGGCCGCGACTATGTGCTCGAATACCCGATCCGAGCTGACGTCGCCCTGATCAGCGCCCTGCGGGCCGACCGCTGGGGCAACCTCGTCTACCGTGAAACCGCCCGCAACTTCGGCCCGATCATGGCGGCCGCGGCGGCCACCACCATCGCCCAGGTCGACCAGATCGTGCCGCTCGGCGCTATCGACCCCGAGACCGTTGTGACGCCCGGCATCTTCATCGACCACGTCGTCGCCGTGGGAGAACGCCGCTGGCTCGACGAAGGAGCGTTCGTCGGCGGAGTCGACATCGAGGGGAGCCCGCTGGCACAGGAGGAGAGCCGATGA
- a CDS encoding thiolase family protein, protein MPASFVYDAVRTPFGRYGKALADVRPDDLAAIVMRATVERTGLDPARIDDVIFGDANQAGEDNRDVARFGALLAGFPTSVPGVTVNRLCGSSIEAVIQASRAVEAGDADIVLAGGVESMSRAPYVVEKSSKPFPAGNQTMWNTSIGWRMVNPRLPKEWTISNGESAEKLASIHRISREEQDVFAARSHRLAARAWADGTFDREIVQVDGHHLARDESIRDESTVEVLAGLRPAFAAGGTVTAGNSSPINDGASAVLVAREGVLDGEPLARIAARAAFGNDPDIFGVAPAEAANRALARAGRTWADVDLVELNEAFAAQSLACLRLWSDLDPQKVNAHGGAIAMGHPLGASGGRIIGRAAHELARRGSGIAVVAICIGVGQGLAVVLER, encoded by the coding sequence ATGCCCGCGAGCTTCGTGTACGACGCCGTTCGTACCCCCTTCGGACGGTACGGCAAGGCCCTCGCCGACGTGCGCCCCGACGACCTCGCCGCGATCGTCATGCGCGCGACCGTCGAGCGCACCGGGCTCGACCCCGCGCGCATCGACGACGTGATCTTCGGCGATGCGAACCAGGCCGGCGAGGACAACCGCGACGTCGCGCGCTTCGGCGCGCTGCTGGCCGGATTCCCCACCTCGGTTCCGGGCGTCACGGTCAATCGCCTGTGCGGGTCGTCTATCGAGGCCGTCATCCAGGCGTCGCGAGCTGTCGAGGCAGGAGATGCCGACATCGTGCTCGCGGGAGGCGTGGAGTCGATGAGCCGCGCGCCGTACGTCGTCGAGAAGAGCAGCAAGCCCTTTCCCGCGGGCAACCAGACGATGTGGAACACGTCGATCGGGTGGCGCATGGTCAACCCCCGCCTGCCCAAGGAATGGACAATCTCCAACGGCGAGAGTGCCGAGAAGCTCGCCAGCATCCACCGGATCTCACGTGAGGAGCAGGACGTGTTCGCGGCGCGCAGCCATCGCCTGGCCGCCCGCGCATGGGCGGACGGCACCTTCGACCGCGAGATCGTCCAGGTCGACGGCCACCACCTCGCCCGCGACGAAAGCATCCGCGACGAATCCACCGTCGAGGTACTCGCCGGCTTGCGCCCCGCGTTCGCCGCGGGCGGCACGGTAACCGCCGGGAACTCGTCGCCCATCAACGACGGCGCCTCCGCCGTGCTCGTCGCCCGCGAGGGCGTGCTCGACGGCGAACCCCTCGCCCGCATCGCCGCCCGCGCGGCGTTCGGCAACGACCCCGACATCTTCGGAGTCGCTCCCGCCGAAGCGGCCAACCGCGCACTCGCCCGCGCCGGGCGCACATGGGCCGACGTCGATCTGGTCGAGCTGAACGAAGCCTTCGCGGCGCAGTCGCTCGCCTGTCTGCGTCTGTGGAGCGACCTCGACCCGCAGAAGGTGAACGCGCACGGAGGGGCGATCGCGATGGGGCACCCGCTCGGAGCGTCCGGAGGGCGCATCATCGGTCGCGCGGCCCACGAACTCGCCCGCCGGGGCAGCGGCATCGCGGTCGTGGCAATTTGCATCGGCGTCGGCCAAGGCCTCGCCGTCGTACTCGAGAGGTGA
- a CDS encoding serine/threonine-protein kinase — protein sequence MSRIAARRASNPARIGRFRVVGVLGAGGMGTVYAAVGERGERVAVKAVHTGQAADDQFRARFRREVQVLRRVSGPCLVPLLEADPDADIPWLATAYVPGLTLAEHTAVHGPLAGIQLHLFAAGTAGALTAVHATGVVHRDLKPANVILAPDGPRVLDFGIAHVADGTAVTRTGMLTGTAGWLSPEYYRDGTAGPPGDVCAWGALLAFAATSRHPFGTGNAEAVAFRVLSAEPDLDGVPDDMLSLVTACLAKDPGHRPSSAVVAQKTAELLGEQATQVLGNVHDRPTEVPNLIAEQWHPPTVEDPAWPASAIRPPYSRAWLIVVAATVFAAAATGTWFALDPGHASARATHSPQPAAARSTLGATPAGTTSPPARSAVTESQTPTAAASSAPTQTQVITLSPWSPGGTPATGITITDRASGSCFGTAESTMRTDAWRCTAGDRILDPCFSPDSNPSDTSALCLDGASDRMVELSVPEGFPGNNNHMPGGPDIEPITLVLTNGARCSFAGGGTATLAGQRLNYGCDNGGYLYGYPNKTAAVWTISYAAPGSGASVSEPITTVYQ from the coding sequence GTGTCGCGGATTGCTGCTCGTCGTGCTTCCAACCCGGCTCGGATCGGGCGCTTCCGGGTGGTCGGGGTGCTGGGCGCGGGTGGGATGGGCACCGTGTACGCCGCGGTCGGGGAGCGGGGCGAGCGGGTAGCGGTGAAGGCCGTGCACACCGGGCAGGCCGCGGATGATCAATTCCGGGCCCGGTTCCGGCGCGAGGTGCAGGTTCTGCGGCGGGTGTCGGGTCCGTGTCTGGTGCCGCTGCTGGAGGCCGATCCCGACGCGGACATCCCGTGGCTGGCAACGGCCTACGTACCCGGCTTGACGCTCGCAGAGCACACGGCGGTGCACGGGCCGCTGGCCGGGATCCAGCTGCACCTGTTCGCCGCTGGGACGGCCGGAGCGCTCACGGCCGTGCACGCCACCGGGGTGGTCCACCGCGACTTGAAACCCGCGAATGTGATCCTGGCCCCGGACGGGCCGCGGGTGCTGGACTTCGGTATTGCTCACGTCGCCGACGGCACCGCTGTCACCCGTACCGGCATGCTCACCGGGACCGCGGGCTGGCTGAGCCCCGAATACTACCGAGACGGCACCGCCGGGCCGCCAGGTGATGTCTGTGCTTGGGGTGCGCTGCTCGCCTTCGCCGCCACCAGCCGCCACCCCTTCGGCACCGGCAACGCCGAGGCCGTCGCCTTCCGCGTCCTCAGCGCCGAGCCGGACCTCGACGGTGTCCCCGACGACATGCTCAGCCTGGTGACGGCGTGCCTCGCCAAAGACCCGGGCCATCGGCCGTCGTCCGCCGTCGTGGCGCAGAAGACCGCCGAGCTGCTTGGCGAGCAGGCGACTCAGGTCCTCGGGAATGTCCATGACCGGCCGACCGAGGTCCCGAACCTGATCGCCGAGCAGTGGCATCCCCCGACCGTCGAAGACCCCGCATGGCCGGCTTCCGCGATACGCCCTCCCTACAGCCGCGCCTGGCTCATCGTCGTCGCGGCCACCGTGTTCGCCGCGGCCGCCACAGGGACCTGGTTCGCGCTGGACCCGGGCCACGCCTCAGCGCGCGCCACCCACTCCCCGCAGCCGGCCGCGGCTCGCTCCACCCTTGGCGCCACACCGGCTGGGACCACGTCGCCTCCCGCCCGTTCCGCCGTCACCGAGTCGCAGACCCCGACCGCCGCGGCGTCGTCCGCGCCGACGCAGACCCAGGTGATCACCCTCAGCCCCTGGTCCCCAGGCGGCACCCCGGCAACCGGCATCACCATCACCGACCGTGCCAGCGGCTCTTGCTTCGGGACCGCCGAATCCACGATGCGCACGGACGCCTGGCGCTGCACCGCCGGCGACCGGATCCTCGACCCCTGTTTCTCCCCGGACTCCAATCCCTCGGACACCAGCGCACTGTGCCTGGACGGAGCCTCCGACCGCATGGTCGAACTGTCGGTCCCCGAGGGTTTTCCCGGCAACAACAACCACATGCCGGGCGGACCCGACATCGAACCGATCACCCTCGTCTTGACCAACGGTGCCCGCTGCTCGTTCGCCGGTGGCGGCACCGCAACGCTGGCGGGGCAGCGCCTGAACTACGGGTGCGACAACGGCGGCTACCTGTACGGCTATCCGAACAAGACAGCCGCCGTGTGGACCATCTCGTACGCCGCTCCCGGCAGCGGAGCCAGCGTCTCGGAACCGATCACCACCGTCTACCAGTAG